The Geothrix oryzae DNA window CGCCGAGGGGGGCAATACGCAAAAAGGATGAAGGCCGAACGCGATTCACAGGGGCTCATGTTCAGAGCCGCTCCTTCGCCACCAGGCCTCCGGGTTTCAATCCGCGCCCGCCCCTGGCGTAAGCTGAACCGATGCTGAACGACCCGATCCTCTTCACCGGCCGGATCCTCTTCCTGACGGAAGACCCCGCCGCGATGGCGCGTCAGCTGGGCGGCGAGGACCTGGATCCTGCCGAAGCCGGTCCCCTGCGGGATCAGATCAGCACCGACGAGATCACGCCGGCCTTCATCTGCTACCACTTCGACGAGAAGCTGGGTGACTTCCCCTACCTGGGCCTGAAGTGCGGCGAGGTCTTCCCGGTGAAGGAAGGCTCCGTGCGCGGGGGCGGTTTCACCGTCAGCGTGGCGGGCAAGCGCCGGGGCAAGGGGAGCAGCCGGGAGGCCAGCCCCTACGCCGAGCTGTGCGCGGGCCTCCGCCTCGTGGTCGCGGAGAGCTTCGAGCGCATCTACCGCCAGAACGCCCAGAACCTGGGTCTGCTCACCAGCACCGACTTCGGCCTCATCCCGCGGATCCGCCGGGGCGAAGCCATCCCGCTCGCCGAATTCACCGAGGGGCTTGATCCCGTCACGGCGGAGATCGTGCGTCGCGGCGGGCTCTTCGCATACAACGCCGCCCGTCTGGCCGGCGAGGTGGTGCCGCCCCTGCCATCGCATGGTCCGCGCCCCATGACCTACGCGGAGAAGCTGCTGGCCCGCCACGCGGTGGTGGACGCGGCGGCCGGGCAGGTGGGGCTTCAGGTGGTGAAGCCCGGCGATGGACTCTTCGTGAAGACCGATTGGCGCTTCAGCCACGAGTATGTGACGCCCATGGCCGCCCGTTTTCTGGAGAAGGCCCTGGGGCCCGGGGTCGTCCTCCGGGATCCGGCCCGCATCCTGGCCTTCCGGGACCACCTCACCTTCCTGCACCACAGCATGAAGGCAGAGCACCGGGCCCTGGGTCTGCTGAGGGTGGCCGAAGGCCTGAAGCCCGCGCAGGAGGCCTTCTGCGCGAAGCACGGCATCCGTCTGCACGGCGAGCTGCCCGACGGTTCCGGCAGCGAGGGCATCTGCCACTCGATCATGACCGAGCGCTACGCCTGTCCTGGTCAGGTGGTGGTGGGCACGGACTCGCACACGCCCCACGCCGGGGCCCTGGGCTGCCTCGCGTTCGGCATCGGCACCACGGATATCGCCTGCGCCTGGGTGACGGGGGATGTCCGCGTCACGGTGCCGCCCACGCTCCGCGTACGGCTGGAGGGCCGCCTCCGGCCCGGT harbors:
- a CDS encoding aconitase family protein; amino-acid sequence: MLNDPILFTGRILFLTEDPAAMARQLGGEDLDPAEAGPLRDQISTDEITPAFICYHFDEKLGDFPYLGLKCGEVFPVKEGSVRGGGFTVSVAGKRRGKGSSREASPYAELCAGLRLVVAESFERIYRQNAQNLGLLTSTDFGLIPRIRRGEAIPLAEFTEGLDPVTAEIVRRGGLFAYNAARLAGEVVPPLPSHGPRPMTYAEKLLARHAVVDAAAGQVGLQVVKPGDGLFVKTDWRFSHEYVTPMAARFLEKALGPGVVLRDPARILAFRDHLTFLHHSMKAEHRALGLLRVAEGLKPAQEAFCAKHGIRLHGELPDGSGSEGICHSIMTERYACPGQVVVGTDSHTPHAGALGCLAFGIGTTDIACAWVTGDVRVTVPPTLRVRLEGRLRPGVSAKDLVLHLLAQPLIREGGAIGHVVEYQGPALADLDTDERATLTNMAAEIGGFTGLIAPDGETVRFVRERRGVDLVLEPWMGGDEGADYAQTLTVDCGALGPMLARPGDPGNGVALADLGELVPIDIAYLGSCTGGKREDLRRAYEVVKAAAAEGRRVADGVQFFVQCGSEDVRRHAAEQGWLAAFEAVGAVVLGSSCGACINAGPGISTRPDQVTISAINRNFPGRSGPGRMWLASPATVAASALAGRITGP